In Solanum stenotomum isolate F172 chromosome 6, ASM1918654v1, whole genome shotgun sequence, one DNA window encodes the following:
- the LOC125869210 gene encoding transcription factor HHO2, with protein sequence MMNNNNFSEKMERCQQYIDALEQERTKIQVFSRELPLCLELVTQAIESHKQQLSGTTTEYNLNAQSTECSDDEHTSSDVPVLEEFIPLKSTFSHEDEDEDDEENQSHKSKSLIINNNNNNTSNSTSSKDTKNKKSDWLRSVQLWNQTSDPTPKEELTPKKVSVVEVKKNGSGGAFHPFKKEKNAVAVVETTPTSGVVLTATGSSTVENGGGSKKEDKDGQRKQRRCWSPELHRRFLHALQQLGGSHVATPKQIRELMKVDGLTNDEVKSHLQKYRLHTRRPSPSSIHNNQQPPQFVVVGGIWVPPPEYATIAAAAPAASGEASGVANSNGIYAPIATHPKGPLHDHASGGTLRQHNKKSKSSRSEHSSERDGSHSHSDCGGVHSNSPATSSSTHTTTASPAY encoded by the exons ATGATGAACAACAACAATTTTTCAGAGAAAATGGAGAGATGTCAACAATATATTGATGCTCTTGAacaagaaagaacaaaaattcaagttttctCTAGAGAACTTCCACTTTGTCTTGAACTTGTTACtcaag CTATTGAATCTCACAAGCAACAATTATCTGGTACAACAACAGAATACAACCTTAATGCACAATCTACTGAATGTTCTGATGATGAACATACATCTAGTGATGTTCCTGTTTTGGAAGAATTTATTCCATTAAAAAGCACATTTTCtcatgaagatgaagatgaagatgatgaagaaaatCAATCTCATAaatcaaaatctttaattattaataataataataataatactagtaATTCTACTAGTTCTAAggatacaaaaaataaaaaatctgattGGCTTAGATCTGTTCAGCTTTGGAATCAAACTTCAGATCCCACCCCAAAAGAg GAATTAACACCTAAAAAGGTGTCGGTTGTAGAAGTGAAGAAAAATGGAAGTGGAGGAGCATTTCATCCTTtcaagaaagagaaaaatgcCGTCGCCGTCGTAGAAACAACGCCAACTAGTGGCGTTGTTTTGACGGCGACAGGTAGTTCCACCGTCGAGAATGGCGGTGGAagtaaaaaagaagataaagatggtcaaagaaaacaaagaaggtGTTGGTCTCCAGAGTTACATAGAAGATTCTTACATGCCTTACAACAACTAGGTGGCTCTCatg TGGCTACACCAAAACAAATTAGGGAGTTAATGAAGGTGGATGGACTCACTAATGATGAAGTTAAAAGTCATTTGCAG AAATATCGATTACACACGAGAAGACCTAGTCCTTCATCAATTCACAACAACCAACAACCACCACAATTTGTGGTTGTCGGAGGAATATGGGTCCCACCACCAGAATACGCCACGATAGCCGCTGCAGCACCAGCGGCCTCGGGCGAAGCATCGGGAGTTGCCAACTCAAATGGAATCTATGCACCTATTGCCACTCATCCAAAGGGTCCACTCCATGATCATGCATCGGGTGGAACCCTAAGGCAACACAACAAGAAGTCGAAGTCGTCGCGCTCAGAGCACTCCTCTGAGCGCGATGGCAGCCACAGTCACTCTGACTGTGGCGGTGTGCATTCGAATTCTCCGGCGACATCCTCTTCTACTCATACAACTACTGCTTCACCAGCTTACTAA
- the LOC125867610 gene encoding putative late blight resistance protein homolog R1B-12: MENIESTTSRCYFSPNDEEFVGFEKDVEQIIQKLTRGTKEREAISIVGMAGLGKTTLARKVYNDHSVADHFDARAFCIVSQTYSIRKLLFEILKQVTGEKRDMIKEDEDVADTLRKALYCKRYLIVLDDMWNYEAWEDLQSWFPCVERGSRIMVTTRVQEVAIKMSDPYFLRFLTENESWELLQKKVFKREGVPLELEKAGFEVARNCKGLPLVIVLNAGIITQKERRVSVWEEFAKDLSSLGLEEQSRKAVQSSYDYLRDHLKHCLLYIGYFPEDYNIPVSDLLKLWIAEELVPNINDTENLEKSSKDCLSDLVNRSLLMVSKRRSNGDIKYCMVHDLIREFCSSKLEEEDFKQRIVSYNSSQVPSSPKDPARLCMYIHDNLVNQLELHGYSLDVISMVDSEEKESLEFIAHPRFYSTKCMDLFSLLDNLRLIRVLHLLDINMESTWEFQISPASTLEKLTHLKYLAIFVKKFDFKWVSHMIGLQTLRVHSHQRIKTSPDIWKMKKLRHVDITEFSFIWEDDEQEQHVLDNLKTFGKCRVSLADMNRKFWWRFPNLEELSLSVVNFHGMTNHSLFPTPEIHNRLQSLEISFPIGFSTSIGWFKSVFPMNVRFLSLAGISLTEEVVTSIAALQKLETLKLFFIHFPNNSPRWDVTDREFKVLKYLKLELVDMNQWESSDTSFPLLEKLVIKDCVQLEEIPSSFADIPTLRLIKVINCSESVCVSAQSIKEEVENTEGNERLQLHIPKNF, from the coding sequence ATGGAGAACATCGAGTCAACTACTTCTCGATGCTATTTTTCACCGAATGATGAGGAATTTGTGGGGTTTGAGAAGGATGTAGAACAGATCATTCAGAAATTGACTAGAGGAACAAAAGAACGCGAAGCTATATCGATTGTTGGAATGGCAGGACTAGGCAAAACAACTTTGGCTAGAAAGGTGTACAACGATCATTCTGTTGCTGATCACTTTGATGCTCGCGCATTTTGTATTGTTTCACAAACATATAGCATCAGAAAGCTATTGTTTGAGATTCTTAAACAAGTCACCGGTGAAAAACGTGACATGATCAAAGAGGATGAGGACGTTGCAGATACGTTGAGGAAGGCACTTTATTGTAAGAGATAcctcattgttttagatgataTGTGGAACTATGAGGCATGGGAAGATTTGCAATCATGGTTCCCTTGTGTGGAAAGAGGTAGTAGAATTATGGTAACAACTCGCGTTCAAGAGGTTGCTATTAAGATGAGTGATCCTTATTTTCTTCGATTCCTAACAGAGAATGAAAGTTGGGAATTATTGCAAAAGAAGGTATTTAAACGCGAGGGGGTTCCCTTAGAGCTAGAAAAAGCAGGATTTGAAGTTGCTCGAAACTGTAAGGGACTGCCTCttgtgattgtgttgaatgCTGGTATTATCACACAAAAGGAAAGGCGAGTCTCCGTGTGGGAAGAGTTTGCAAAGGATTTAAGTTCTCTTGGTTTAGAAGAGCAGAGTAGGAAGGCAGTTCAATCAAGTTATGACTATTTACGCGATCATCTAAAGCATTGCCTTCTATACATTGGATACTTTCCCGAAGACTACAACATTCCAGTCTCCGATTTGCTAAAGTTATGGATAGCTGAAGAGTTAGTACCCAACATCAACGACACGGAGAACCTAGAAAAATCATCTAAAGATTGCTTGAGTGATCTAGTCAATAGAAGccttttaatggtttctaaaaGGCGATCAAATGGTGATATAAAATACTGCATGGTTCATGATCTGATTCGCGAGTTTTGCTCAAgtaaacttgaagaagaagattttaAACAACGCATTGTGTCATACAACTCATCTCAAGTACCTTCGTCTCCCAAGGATCCAGCTCGGTTATGCATGTATATCCATGACAACCTTGTTAATCAATTGGAGTTGCACGGATATTCATTGGATGTGATTTCAATGGTGGACTCCGAAGAAAAGGAGTCTCTTGAATTCATTGCTCATCCGCGATTCTACTCAACAAAATGTATGGATCTTTTCTCTCTACTTGATAACTTGAGGCTTATTAGGGTGTTGCATTTGTTGGATATCAATATGGAAAGTACTTGGGAATTTCAAATTTCTCCGGCTTCCACACTTGAAAAACTCACTCACTTGAAATACCTCGcgatttttgtcaaaaaatttgACTTCAAGTGGGTGTCACACATGATCGGTCTACAAACTTTACGTGTTCATTCACATCAACGTATAAAGACATCACCGGACatttggaaaatgaagaagCTAAGACATGTTGATATTACTGAATTTTCCTTTATATGGGAAGACGATGAGCAAGAACAACATGTGTTAGACAACTTAAAGACTTTTGGCAAATGTCGGGTATCTCTTGCTGATATGAATCGTAAGTTCTGGTGGAGGTTTCCGAATCTTGAAGAACTCAGCCTCTCCGTTGTTAATTTTCATGGCATGACTAATCATTCTCTGTTTCCTACACCGGAAATTCATAACCGCCTTCAATCTCTTGAAATAAGTTTCCCCATTGGATTCTCAACGTCAATTGGATGGTTCAAATCAGTTTTCCCTATGAATGTGAGGTTTTTATCACTTGCTGGGATCTCATTGACAGAAGAAGTTGTTACAAGTATTGCAGCATTGCAAAAACTTGAGACTctcaagttattttttatacatttccCCAACAACAGTCCGCGATGGGATGTAACTGATCGAGAGTTCAAAGTCCTGAAATATTTGAAACTAGAGCTAGTCGATATGAATCAATGGGAGTCCTCGGATACATCATTTCCCTTGCTTGAGAAACTCGTCATAAAAGATTGTGTACAACTTGAGGAGATTCCTTCTAGCTTCGCGGATATTCCAACACTACGATTGATTAAAGTGATCAATTGTAGTGAGTCAGTTTGCGTTTCAGCTCAGAGCATTAAAGAAGAGGTAGAAAATACTGAAGGAAATGAGAGACTCCAACTTCATATCCCCAAGAACTTCTAA
- the LOC125867614 gene encoding putative late blight resistance protein homolog R1B-17: MENSEESCIEPYYPSIGEELVGFDDDAENITKYLVRGGKDLDVVSIVGMAGLGKTALARKIYNSHSIIDHFDVRAWCSVSQTYNRRELLLQILKQITGDHHSNYVNLDYPEEILRRCLYRKRYLVVLDNIWDGKAWDDFQSCLPDTVCGSRIMITTRDERMASYVKRYTVPYSLPFLKDEKSWELLQKRVFQRGNSCPLELVKLGQLVAKKCKGLPSLIIMIAETLSRETEASSWLKVAYDISSYVSDKEMSMRTIQSSYDLLPDHLKPCLLYMGLFPKDYEIPVSDLLKWWIAEEFVQNIDTLKLEELSEICLHDLVGRNLVVVSKTRSNGKMKCCIVLDQVRDFCLRKITEEKFMQLIGYPDQPEEQRLCMYIQDRTMTSDFKESDQEFMVHPKFSILDSKNPFRLLNNLKLVRVLHLLDIYLDNSLPTAFQSLAHLRYLAIFVKAFDCKWVSHLLHLQTLRVRSSYIMISPAIWKMSKLRHVDINEFPVTVWEKDDEDDIVLDNLKTLGMCSISAADMTCKFWDKFPNLEELRLHINEFEDDYHFCFFPLRLRGKALGSQ; the protein is encoded by the exons ATGGAGAATTCTGAAGAGTCTTGCATCGAACCTTATTATCCATCAATTGGCGAAGAACTAGTGGGGTTTGATGATGATGCagaaaatataactaagtattTGGTAAGAGGAGGAAAGGACCTGGATGTTGTCTCGATTGTTGGAATGGCTGGTTTAGGGAAAACAGCTCTGGCTAGAAAGATATACAATAGTCATTCTATTATTGATCATTTTGATGTTCGAGCTTGGTGTTCTGTTTCACAAACATATAATAGGAGAGAGTTGTTGCTTCAGATTCTAAAACAAATTACAGGTGATCATCATTCTAACTATGTTAACTTGGATTATCCTGAAGAGATATTGCGAAGGTGTCTATACAGAAAAAGATATCTTGTTGTATTAGACAACATATGGGATGGCAAGGCATGGGATGATTTTCAATCATGTTTACCTGATACTGTTTGTGGAAGTAGAATAATGATAACAACTAGAGATGAAAGGATGGCTAGCTATGTTAAGCGGTATACTGTTCCTTATTCACTTCCATTtctaaaagatgaaaagagtTGGGAATTATTGCAGAAGAGAGTATTTCAACGAGGGAACTCGTGTCCTTTGGAGCTAGTCAAGTTAGGACAACTAGTTGCCAAAAAATGTAAAGGATTACCTTCTTTGATTATCATGATTGCTGAAACTCTTTCAAGAGAAACAGAAGCGTCTTCGTGGCTTAAGGTTGCATATGATATAAGTTCTTATGTTTCCGACAAGGAGATGAGCATGAGGACGATACAATCAAGTTATGACCTTTTACCGGATCATTTAAAGCCTTGCCTTCTCTACATGGGATTGTTTCCTAAAGATTACGAAATTCCAGTGTCTGATCTACTCAAGTGGTGGATAGCTGAGGAGTTTGTGCAGAACATTGACACGTTGAAGCTAGAAGAATTATCAGAGATTTGCTTGCATGATCTTGTTGGTAGAAACCTTGTAGTGGTTTCTAAAACAAGATCGAATGGTAAAATGAAATGCTGCATAGTTCTTGATCAAGTCCGTGACTTTTGCTTGAGAAAAATTACAGAAGAAAAGTTCATGCAGCTCATAGGTTATCCAGATCAACCCGAAGAACAAAGGTTATGCATGTACATACAAGACCGTACTATGACAAGTGATTTCAAGGAAAGTGATCAGGAGTTCATGGTTCATCCGAAATTCAGTATATTGGACAGTAAGAATCCTTTCCGTTTGCTTAATAACTTAAAACTTGTTCGGGTTCTACATTTATTGGATATCTACTTGGACAATTCTTTGCCTACTGCATTTCAGTCACTAGCTCACTTGAGGTACCTTGCAATTTTTGTTAAAGCATTTGATTGCAAATGGGTGTCACACCTACTTCATCTACAAACTTTGCGGGTTCGTTCATCTTATATAATGATATCCCCTGCTATATGGAAAATGTCAAAGTTGAGGCATGTGGACATAAACGAATTTCCCGTTACAGTATGGgaaaaagatgatgaagatgataTTGTGTTAGATAACTTGAAGACTCTTGGAATGTGTTCTATCTCCGCGGCTGACATGACTTGTAAGTTTTGGGACAAGtttccaaatcttgaagaactCAGGCTCCACATAAATGAATTTGAAGATGATTATCATTTTTGCTTTTTCCCCTTACGTCTCAG GGGAAAAGCATTGGGATCTCAGTGA